One genomic region from Salvia hispanica cultivar TCC Black 2014 chromosome 2, UniMelb_Shisp_WGS_1.0, whole genome shotgun sequence encodes:
- the LOC125206947 gene encoding putative disease resistance protein At3g14460: MEQSSESSSSAMWIEVVTALVPHYKLELLSIWGYKGSRLPHWMSSPLNLIKQIDLGFLSEVSSLPAMGKLPFLELLSIYDVEQLMFVGREFLGIESSSDDVAYPELVSLVFTDCNKWEEWEDITEEEEESAAISIMPCLVYLTISNCESLKKLPHRLLRKLSSSLRSLNIWYSSELIKTYGEDKEGSAWRSISQHNPQLRLII; the protein is encoded by the coding sequence ATGGAGCAGTCATCagaatcatcatcatcagcaATGTGGATAGAGGTAGTAACAGCTCTCGTGCCCCATTATAAGTTGGAGTTACTGTCAATCTGGGGATATAAGGGCTCAAGGCTTCCGCACTGGATGTCATCACCCCTCAACTTAATAAAACAGATCGATTTGGGTTTTTTGAGTGAGGTGTCATCATTGCCTGCTATGGGGAAACTACCTTTCTTGGAACTTCTCTCTATTTACGATGTGGAGCAATTGATGTTTGTCGGAAGGGAGTTTTTAGGAATAGAATCTTCATCTGATGATGTTGCATATCCTGAACTCGTCAGCCTGGTATTTACCGACTGCAACAAATGGGAGGAGTGGGAAGACATAacagaggaagaagaagaatctgCGGCCATCTCCATCATGCCATGTCTCGTTTATTTGACTATCTCTAACTGTGAGAGTTTGAAGAAGTTGCCGCATCGCCTACTGCGTAAACTCTCCTCATCTCTGCGATCGTTGAATATTTGGTATTCATCAGAGCTGATAAAAACATACGGAGAGGACAAGGAAGGTTCAGCTTGGAGATCCATATCCCAACATAATCCCCAACTTCGACTTATCATATAG